A genomic region of Candidatus Hydrogenedentota bacterium contains the following coding sequences:
- a CDS encoding GAF domain-containing protein, translated as MSDMTQAGSQETLVRSHERYEALLCDISLLRQLEDLSEEAMAFDEGCTRIVGLITLSGLAEYASVMLLDAEGAYLELRSVATRYSTQGFAIGSDIWHGKRFALGEGVAGRVAATGAHVRIDDTAAHPDFLSLPHSPVRVRSLMCFPLHYRGAVLGVLNVSHGQPAFFDRDREHAMHVAARRIGGILGALMRGGEAGPAAPAPPVETAGKLLHVQRQHMLGQLAANVVHDLHDLLSGVAGNLDLALVADAGAETRDLIARARRASIRGRELVEQILKFSRAGVSREGRELIDTSPLIEEAAAILHYSAGASITIETNAPPSLPRVRGDRGQLVQALINLGMNARDGLEERLSPGPRHIRLGAEGVRLDTTTPGPWGNAVDGEFVRLYVKDNGKGMTPDVQARMYEPFYSTKPPGKGAGLGLSTVYRIVRYHQGWLDVHSTPGQGTTVNIYLPVPPPERGPAAPAEQASAASACVLLVDDEPLVRSMGAAILRRLGYRALTAENGRGAIAAYEAHASEIDLVILDLNMPDMGGEAVLRALRAATPSLPIIYSSGMAPPGSNGWPPESTPTAFLQKPYLIATMAEVVREALTARRR; from the coding sequence ATGTCAGATATGACGCAGGCAGGGAGCCAGGAGACGCTGGTGCGGTCGCACGAGCGCTATGAGGCGTTGCTGTGCGACATCAGCCTGTTGCGGCAGCTGGAGGATCTTTCCGAGGAGGCGATGGCCTTTGACGAGGGGTGCACGCGGATTGTGGGCCTCATAACCCTGAGCGGCCTGGCCGAATACGCGTCGGTGATGCTGCTCGACGCCGAAGGCGCCTATCTCGAGTTGCGGTCCGTCGCAACCCGCTATTCAACCCAGGGTTTCGCGATCGGATCGGATATCTGGCACGGGAAGCGATTCGCGCTGGGCGAGGGCGTGGCGGGGCGCGTCGCCGCCACCGGGGCGCATGTCCGCATCGACGACACGGCGGCCCACCCGGATTTCCTCAGCCTTCCCCACAGCCCGGTGCGGGTGCGATCGCTGATGTGCTTCCCGCTGCACTACCGGGGCGCCGTCCTCGGCGTGCTGAACGTCAGTCACGGGCAGCCGGCGTTTTTTGATCGGGATCGCGAACACGCCATGCATGTGGCGGCGCGCCGTATCGGCGGGATTCTCGGCGCGCTGATGCGCGGCGGGGAGGCCGGCCCCGCCGCTCCCGCGCCGCCCGTGGAAACCGCCGGAAAGCTGCTGCACGTGCAGCGCCAACACATGCTCGGGCAACTCGCCGCGAATGTCGTGCACGACCTCCACGACCTGCTGAGCGGCGTCGCCGGGAACCTCGATCTGGCGCTAGTCGCGGATGCGGGCGCGGAAACGCGCGATCTCATCGCGCGCGCGCGCCGGGCGAGCATTCGCGGCCGGGAGCTAGTCGAGCAGATCCTCAAGTTCAGCCGGGCGGGCGTCTCGCGGGAAGGCCGGGAACTGATCGACACGTCCCCGCTCATCGAAGAGGCGGCGGCGATATTGCACTATTCCGCCGGCGCCTCCATCACGATCGAGACCAATGCGCCGCCGTCGCTTCCGCGGGTGCGCGGCGACCGCGGCCAGCTGGTTCAGGCCCTGATCAATCTGGGCATGAACGCGCGCGATGGCCTGGAGGAGCGGCTGTCCCCGGGCCCGCGTCACATACGCCTGGGCGCCGAGGGCGTGCGCCTGGATACCACCACGCCGGGCCCCTGGGGGAACGCGGTCGACGGGGAATTTGTGCGCCTATACGTGAAGGACAATGGGAAGGGCATGACGCCGGACGTTCAGGCGCGGATGTACGAACCGTTCTACAGCACCAAGCCCCCCGGCAAGGGGGCGGGCCTGGGGCTTTCCACGGTGTACCGCATCGTCCGGTACCACCAGGGCTGGCTCGACGTGCACAGCACCCCCGGCCAGGGGACCACGGTGAACATCTACCTGCCTGTGCCGCCTCCCGAGCGCGGGCCCGCCGCCCCGGCGGAGCAGGCGTCGGCGGCGTCGGCCTGTGTGCTTCTGGTGGACGACGAACCGCTGGTGCGAAGCATGGGGGCCGCAATTTTGCGGCGTCTGGGCTACCGCGCGCTCACGGCCGAGAACGGGCGGGGGGCCATTGCGGCATACGAGGCGCACGCCAGCGAGATCGACCTCGTGATCCTCGATCTCAATATGCCGGACATGGGCGGCGAGGCGGTTCTTCGGGCGCTTCGCGCGGCCACGCCCTCCCTGCCGATCATCTACTCCTCGGGCATGGCCCCGCCCGGTTCGAACGGCTGGCCGCCGGAGTCTACGCCGACGGCGTTTCTGCAAAAGCCCTACCTGATCGCGACCATGGCCGAAGTGGTGCGCGAGGCGCTTACCGCCCGCCGCCGGTAG
- a CDS encoding HDOD domain-containing protein: MTLTQSNALRRIQTRGQLPTLPEVLTRILDVLDDEASSAEDITAVLASDPVITARILRLANSAFYGARFQIDTIQRAVVTVGFEAVKQLALATAVFDSLQQVSQPCFEREDFWLHSLGSAKAAQLLAFSTDHISMPEACFTAGLLHGLGKIVLSINLQGEYDEVIQQAALDRVSLRAMEQRILQTDHAEVGGWLMHQWGFPAVIVASVRNQHAPLGYRGPYQREVMIVSVAGDMARAAGFGRAGEPLDGALSGERIEMLGLEAGEIAGIVDTLSIMLDDARTLLGLFQQT, translated from the coding sequence ATGACACTGACACAAAGCAATGCGCTTCGGCGGATTCAGACGCGTGGCCAGTTGCCCACCCTTCCCGAGGTGCTGACGCGAATCCTCGATGTTTTGGATGACGAGGCCTCCTCCGCCGAGGACATCACCGCCGTATTGGCTTCGGACCCGGTAATCACCGCGCGGATCCTGCGCCTGGCGAACTCCGCATTCTACGGGGCGCGCTTTCAGATCGATACGATTCAACGCGCTGTCGTGACGGTTGGGTTTGAGGCCGTGAAGCAATTGGCCCTGGCCACCGCGGTCTTTGATTCGCTTCAGCAGGTCTCGCAGCCGTGCTTTGAGCGGGAAGACTTCTGGCTCCATTCGCTGGGGAGCGCGAAGGCGGCCCAGCTGCTCGCGTTCAGCACGGATCACATCTCGATGCCGGAGGCGTGTTTTACGGCGGGGCTGCTGCACGGCCTGGGCAAGATCGTGCTTTCGATCAACCTGCAGGGCGAGTACGACGAGGTGATCCAGCAGGCGGCGCTTGATCGCGTGAGCCTGCGGGCCATGGAGCAGCGCATTCTCCAGACCGATCACGCGGAAGTGGGCGGCTGGCTGATGCACCAGTGGGGCTTCCCGGCGGTGATCGTCGCCTCGGTTCGGAACCAGCACGCGCCGCTTGGTTACCGTGGGCCCTACCAGCGCGAAGTGATGATCGTCTCGGTGGCGGGCGACATGGCGCGGGCGGCGGGCTTTGGCCGCGCGGGCGAGCCGCTTGATGGCGCGCTCTCGGGTGAACGCATCGAAATGCTCGGCCTGGAAGCGGGAGAGATCGCGGGGATTGTGGATACGTTGTCGATCATGCTCGACGACGCCCGCACCCTGCTGGGCTTATTCCAGCAAACGTGA
- a CDS encoding alanine:cation symporter family protein, giving the protein MPHCFPGPPITRWILPALLALCACLPSGAQENGAAPVRVDLQQQIDEYFGLMVDRVFAPVLFFDILELPWRIHRVLTWSDVPRYGYMEAGSVPLIIVVLVLGGIFFSTRYRYINVRLFRHAIDVVRGRYDDPDDPGEITHFKALTSALAATVGLGNIAGVAVAISFGGPGAIFWMWLTAFFGMSMKFSSCTLAQVYREVDADGHVMGGPMVYLKKGLKDYWPQMAWLGAIFSPVFAVLTIMASFGGGNMFQSNQTYAVAEMIFGLEAYPIFEPLFGIGIATLVGMVIIGGIKRIGDVTSKLVPAMCIGYMAICLYIVLANYTLVPAMLGDIVVQAFSPEAAFGGFLGVLIQGMKRAAFSNEAGLGSAAIAHAAAKTREPVREGLVAMLGPFIDTIMVCTMTALAILITGAHERAADKNAGVTITVDAFGTISPYFTWFLALAVFVFAYSTLISWSYYGERATEYLFGKKGIGPYRIAYVLVAILGPMLSLTNVVNFADMMLLSMAFPNIIGMVFLSGKVRQLKRDYIARLKSGEIQPRW; this is encoded by the coding sequence ATGCCGCATTGCTTTCCTGGCCCGCCCATAACTCGCTGGATTCTGCCCGCGCTCCTGGCGCTGTGCGCATGCCTGCCCTCGGGCGCACAGGAAAACGGCGCCGCGCCGGTGCGTGTCGACTTGCAGCAACAGATTGACGAGTATTTCGGCCTGATGGTCGACCGGGTCTTCGCGCCGGTGCTCTTCTTTGACATCCTGGAGCTTCCGTGGCGCATCCACCGCGTGCTCACATGGAGCGACGTCCCGCGATACGGCTACATGGAGGCGGGGAGCGTCCCGCTCATCATCGTCGTGCTGGTGCTCGGGGGCATCTTCTTCAGCACGCGCTACCGGTACATCAATGTGCGCCTATTTCGCCACGCGATTGACGTGGTGCGCGGGCGCTACGACGATCCGGACGATCCCGGCGAGATTACGCACTTCAAGGCGCTTACCTCGGCCCTGGCGGCCACGGTGGGGCTCGGGAATATCGCCGGCGTGGCGGTGGCGATCAGTTTTGGCGGGCCGGGCGCGATCTTCTGGATGTGGCTGACGGCGTTTTTCGGGATGAGCATGAAGTTCTCGTCGTGCACGCTCGCGCAGGTGTACCGCGAGGTGGACGCCGACGGCCATGTCATGGGCGGGCCCATGGTCTATCTGAAGAAGGGCCTGAAGGACTACTGGCCGCAGATGGCGTGGCTGGGCGCGATTTTCAGCCCCGTCTTCGCGGTTCTGACGATCATGGCGTCTTTTGGCGGTGGGAACATGTTCCAGTCCAACCAGACCTACGCCGTGGCCGAGATGATCTTCGGCCTGGAAGCCTACCCCATCTTCGAGCCCCTTTTCGGGATTGGCATCGCCACGCTTGTGGGCATGGTGATCATCGGCGGGATCAAGCGGATCGGCGATGTGACGTCCAAACTCGTGCCGGCGATGTGCATCGGGTACATGGCCATTTGCCTCTACATCGTCCTGGCCAACTACACCCTGGTACCGGCCATGCTCGGCGATATCGTCGTGCAGGCCTTCTCGCCCGAGGCGGCCTTTGGCGGCTTTCTGGGCGTGCTCATCCAGGGGATGAAGCGGGCGGCCTTCTCCAACGAGGCGGGCCTCGGCTCCGCCGCCATCGCGCACGCGGCGGCGAAGACCCGGGAGCCGGTTCGCGAAGGGCTTGTGGCGATGCTCGGTCCGTTTATCGACACGATCATGGTCTGCACGATGACGGCGCTCGCCATCTTAATTACCGGCGCGCACGAACGGGCGGCGGACAAGAACGCGGGCGTGACTATCACGGTGGACGCGTTCGGCACGATTTCGCCCTATTTCACGTGGTTTCTGGCGCTGGCCGTGTTCGTTTTCGCCTATTCCACGCTGATTTCGTGGTCCTACTACGGCGAGCGGGCCACCGAGTACCTCTTCGGGAAGAAGGGCATCGGGCCGTACCGCATCGCCTATGTGCTGGTGGCCATCCTGGGCCCCATGCTGAGCCTGACCAACGTGGTGAACTTCGCGGACATGATGCTTTTGTCGATGGCCTTCCCGAACATCATCGGTATGGTCTTCCTGTCCGGCAAGGTCCGGCAGCTCAAGCGGGATTACATCGCGCGCTTGAAATCGGGCGAAATTCAGCCGCGCTGGTGA
- a CDS encoding FAD-binding protein gives MQKTLQRTLRQATACELRFDDHSRQLYATDGSIYQIVPQGVALPRTIDEAATLLAALAQDGVPITPRGAGTGLAGGAIGEGVVVDFARYNQTISGLNIEARTVRAGAGVVLDELNAYLAPHGLAFGPDVATSSRATIGGMIGNNSSGARTPLYGTTIDHVRSVDVVYADGRVETIGLKGGGPQFPELDALIESHRGAIESRFHTGVIKRWPGYGIDRYLRAGGNFAKVFGGSEGTLAGIFSAELDLVPLPGEKGIGLIFFDTVNEAMQATVELLSLQPAAIEHIDDVLFDQTRGQLAFKAARDYLELDEKPCTSILLVEFYEHVEEKLAALEKLKLGKRKRLCRDATDQAHILNLRKSGLSLLTGCKGDAKPTAGIEDVAVPPDKLPEYVSGLQSLMAPLGLRGSFYGHAASGLLHVRPVVDLHGAGDIQKFRSLCDGVSALTRQFKGSLAAEHGVGIARTEYMHDHIGPEILDLMGRIKAHFDPQGVMNPGKVFPDGRYAIDTNLRQGAGSKMTELPFEPVLQFAAKDGSFVGNLEQCNGCGGCRKSAPTMCPTFVATGEDIMATRGRANTIRAVLEGRLDADADPLLSPALEAALSNCLSCKACTVECPSNVNMALLKAELLYARIRKHGVPLSARLVSRVDMLGELASLAPGLANATLKWRWLRALLNRFAGFSMERPLPPYARERFDAWFHKRRGPSVLGERGTVYLWDDCFVRFNEPNIGQAAVRVLEAAGYTVNVLTGRACCGRPAFSTGRLDVAARFGEKNIAVAGDAEAPIIFLEPSCYAMFAEDYRELGLAGAERLARRSVLFETFIANLLKNDPGALPFAAVEARTAVHGHCHAKALTDKAQLASVARAVPGNSVTMLDTGCCGMAGAFGNMESKYALSLAVAKPLIEKVKALDEDTLLVASGTSCRHQIEHLAGRTPLHMAELLDQFLP, from the coding sequence ATGCAGAAGACCCTCCAGCGCACCCTCCGGCAGGCGACGGCCTGCGAACTGCGTTTTGACGACCACAGCCGCCAGCTCTACGCCACCGATGGCTCGATCTACCAGATCGTGCCGCAGGGCGTCGCGCTGCCCCGCACCATCGACGAAGCCGCCACCCTGTTGGCCGCATTGGCGCAGGACGGCGTCCCCATTACGCCCCGGGGCGCGGGCACCGGCCTCGCCGGGGGCGCGATCGGCGAGGGTGTGGTGGTCGATTTCGCGCGCTACAACCAGACCATCTCGGGCCTGAATATCGAAGCGCGGACCGTGCGCGCGGGCGCGGGCGTGGTGCTGGACGAGTTGAACGCGTACCTCGCGCCCCACGGCCTCGCCTTTGGCCCGGATGTCGCCACGAGTTCGCGCGCCACAATCGGCGGCATGATCGGCAACAATTCCTCCGGCGCGCGCACCCCGCTCTATGGCACGACGATTGACCATGTGCGGTCCGTGGATGTGGTGTACGCGGATGGGCGCGTGGAGACCATCGGCCTGAAGGGCGGCGGGCCGCAGTTTCCCGAGCTGGACGCGCTCATCGAATCGCACCGGGGCGCGATCGAGTCGCGCTTCCACACCGGTGTGATCAAGCGGTGGCCCGGCTACGGGATCGACCGTTACCTCCGCGCGGGCGGTAACTTCGCCAAGGTTTTTGGCGGTTCCGAAGGCACGCTGGCGGGCATTTTTTCCGCCGAGCTGGATCTGGTTCCGCTGCCCGGGGAAAAGGGCATCGGCCTCATCTTCTTCGACACGGTGAATGAGGCCATGCAGGCGACCGTCGAACTGCTCTCGCTCCAGCCCGCCGCCATCGAGCACATCGACGACGTGCTCTTCGACCAGACCCGCGGGCAGTTGGCCTTCAAGGCCGCGCGCGATTATCTGGAGCTGGACGAGAAGCCCTGCACATCGATTCTCCTGGTGGAGTTCTACGAGCACGTGGAGGAGAAGCTGGCGGCCCTGGAAAAGCTCAAGCTCGGCAAGCGCAAGCGCCTCTGCCGCGACGCGACGGATCAGGCGCACATCCTCAACCTGCGCAAGTCCGGCCTTTCGCTGCTGACCGGGTGCAAGGGCGACGCGAAGCCCACGGCCGGCATCGAGGACGTGGCGGTGCCGCCGGACAAGCTCCCGGAGTACGTGTCGGGCCTGCAATCGCTGATGGCGCCGCTCGGGCTGCGGGGATCATTCTACGGCCACGCGGCGTCGGGGCTTTTGCACGTGCGGCCGGTGGTGGACTTGCACGGCGCGGGCGATATCCAGAAGTTCCGGAGCCTGTGCGACGGGGTGTCGGCGCTGACGCGTCAGTTCAAGGGTTCGCTCGCCGCGGAACATGGCGTGGGCATCGCGCGCACCGAATACATGCACGATCATATCGGCCCGGAAATCCTCGACCTGATGGGTCGCATCAAGGCGCACTTCGATCCCCAGGGCGTGATGAATCCGGGTAAGGTCTTTCCGGACGGGCGCTACGCCATCGACACGAATCTGCGCCAGGGCGCGGGTTCGAAAATGACCGAGCTGCCCTTCGAGCCCGTGCTCCAGTTCGCCGCGAAGGATGGGTCCTTTGTGGGCAACCTGGAGCAGTGCAATGGCTGCGGCGGCTGCCGGAAGTCCGCGCCCACCATGTGCCCGACCTTCGTGGCGACCGGCGAGGACATCATGGCGACGCGCGGCCGCGCGAACACCATTCGCGCTGTGCTTGAGGGCCGGCTCGACGCGGACGCCGATCCGCTTCTTTCGCCCGCGCTGGAGGCCGCCCTGAGCAACTGCCTCTCGTGCAAGGCCTGCACGGTGGAGTGCCCGTCCAACGTGAATATGGCGCTCTTGAAGGCCGAGTTGCTCTACGCGCGCATCCGCAAGCATGGCGTGCCTCTTTCCGCCCGCCTTGTCAGCCGGGTGGACATGCTTGGCGAACTCGCGAGCCTGGCGCCCGGCCTCGCGAACGCGACCCTCAAGTGGCGGTGGTTGCGCGCGCTGCTCAACCGCTTCGCCGGCTTTTCCATGGAGCGCCCGCTGCCGCCCTATGCGCGGGAGCGCTTCGACGCGTGGTTCCACAAGCGGCGCGGGCCGTCCGTGCTTGGCGAGCGGGGGACGGTCTACCTCTGGGACGACTGTTTTGTGCGCTTCAACGAGCCGAATATTGGCCAGGCCGCGGTGCGCGTGCTGGAGGCGGCGGGTTATACGGTTAACGTTCTGACGGGGCGCGCCTGCTGCGGCCGGCCCGCCTTCAGCACGGGCCGGCTCGATGTGGCGGCGCGTTTCGGTGAAAAGAACATTGCCGTTGCGGGCGACGCCGAGGCGCCGATCATCTTCCTGGAGCCGTCGTGCTACGCCATGTTCGCCGAGGACTACCGGGAGCTGGGGTTGGCCGGCGCCGAAAGACTCGCGCGGCGCAGCGTCCTCTTCGAGACCTTCATCGCGAACTTGCTCAAGAACGATCCCGGCGCGCTTCCTTTTGCCGCGGTCGAGGCCAGGACCGCCGTGCACGGCCACTGCCACGCCAAGGCCCTGACCGACAAGGCCCAACTGGCCTCGGTGGCGCGCGCCGTGCCGGGCAATTCCGTTACCATGCTCGACACCGGTTGCTGCGGCATGGCGGGCGCTTTTGGCAATATGGAGTCGAAGTACGCACTCTCGCTTGCGGTCGCCAAACCGCTGATCGAGAAAGTGAAGGCCCTGGACGAGGACACGCTGCTGGTCGCTTCCGGAACGAGCTGCCGCCACCAGATCGAACACCTGGCCGGACGCACGCCGCTGCATATGGCGGAGTTGCTCGATCAGTTTCTGCCGTAG
- a CDS encoding ATP-binding protein, translating into MPNCRPHRPPWRIPLWCAPLLLAALAAQAREQWEFQFLLTPDGVPLTEVRALAEDAEGRIWAATWGSGVARIGASEWLALNEQTGLAGNWTRGVAVGRDGAVWISTADGLSLYRNGILDSYTTASLPGLPSNNLDQIHATAGGDIILGTREGQVLLLPGASDGADAALAAPERWITVMEASSGVENRLADLLERRDGAIWISTRAGETYAIEDGALAALPAPSGALYLAESDTGQCWAADWYGYRLFALDGDAWPVVARAPDLLTELLLHENGQVYAGTRRGLFLLGQHGFEPVDLGKSVGQPYVNVLHVSPDGALWIGTQEGLVRGALRTWQHFPASHAGEDLIALAHDPRNPGFLLAIDAANGVNRFDGWGWEPVLRLDAGETLGGFHTRAPEPHLWAFGRSHLYKFSLEDGARLLQEPLPPQNSPWTERRIFQTSGGETWVLNDTGVHAFAGGAWAPRPDFDGYRRRAAYAAVEPEPGVVFVGVAGGLERWDSGGVRLYGDTDGFTERDAANAIRLARNGSLWLGTYGAGVYVFDGDTFRSHTEQDGLAHHSVSDVLEARDGTVWIAYRRSGLGNYRDGRWLNFGAQTGLPSDAILGLFEDADGQIWIQSRTSGVYRYRPDPTPPNTQVVGATLEVPAGGFGVFTFSAADGWQVTPAHALLYSWRLIGLDSDSPPGPWSPFSARSTVVTPALAPGAYRIEARASDDARNIDPTPAAIEFAVSPPLYLEPGVLVPAGLLLALVLFAFGLRVRANMALRHSRAALLQSNRQLMKEIRERLVAEQRLNEHFEQLEDLVRGRTAELEAAQRALVQQERLALLGKITASVSHELRNPLGTLRSTLFSIGRKVQDLPVDLAEPLARADRSIRRCDRIIEEFLDFTRTVSPERQLVDMDAWLEGVLQEMEIPDAVDCRYTFESGAALEVDPERLRRAVLNIVTNAIQAMEERGDPYRRLRIKSRRRDGRHEIVVKDNGAGMTEESLARIFEPLYSTKGFGVGLGVSIVQDTMKKHGGGVEYHSVLGKGTTAVLWLPLEVAED; encoded by the coding sequence ATGCCCAACTGCCGGCCGCACCGCCCGCCCTGGCGGATCCCGCTGTGGTGTGCGCCGTTGCTGTTGGCCGCGCTTGCCGCCCAGGCCCGGGAGCAGTGGGAGTTTCAATTCCTCCTCACACCCGACGGCGTGCCCCTGACCGAAGTCCGGGCCCTGGCCGAAGACGCGGAGGGGCGCATCTGGGCCGCCACGTGGGGCAGCGGTGTCGCACGGATAGGCGCTTCCGAATGGCTTGCGCTGAACGAGCAGACGGGGCTGGCGGGGAATTGGACGCGCGGCGTCGCCGTTGGCCGCGACGGCGCCGTCTGGATTTCCACCGCCGATGGCCTCTCGTTGTACCGCAACGGGATTCTTGATTCCTACACGACGGCCTCGCTGCCTGGACTGCCCTCGAACAATCTGGACCAGATTCACGCCACGGCTGGCGGCGATATCATTCTCGGAACCCGCGAAGGCCAGGTCTTGTTGCTTCCCGGCGCGTCGGATGGCGCGGACGCGGCCCTCGCGGCGCCGGAACGCTGGATCACGGTGATGGAGGCGTCGAGTGGCGTCGAAAACCGGCTCGCGGACCTCCTGGAGCGCCGAGACGGCGCCATATGGATCTCCACGCGCGCGGGAGAAACCTACGCCATTGAAGATGGCGCGCTGGCCGCGCTCCCCGCCCCTTCGGGGGCCCTGTACCTGGCGGAGTCCGATACGGGCCAATGCTGGGCCGCGGACTGGTACGGCTATCGCCTTTTCGCGCTGGACGGTGACGCCTGGCCGGTGGTCGCCCGGGCGCCCGACCTGTTGACGGAACTGCTGCTGCACGAGAACGGCCAGGTGTACGCCGGGACGCGCAGGGGCCTGTTTCTCCTCGGGCAACACGGCTTCGAGCCCGTAGACCTCGGAAAGTCCGTTGGGCAGCCGTACGTCAACGTGCTACACGTCTCGCCCGACGGCGCGCTCTGGATCGGAACGCAGGAAGGGCTCGTGCGCGGCGCCCTGCGCACGTGGCAGCATTTTCCCGCGTCGCACGCGGGTGAGGATCTCATTGCCCTGGCGCACGATCCCCGGAATCCGGGCTTCCTGCTGGCGATCGACGCCGCCAACGGCGTAAACCGCTTCGACGGCTGGGGCTGGGAACCTGTGTTGCGGCTGGACGCCGGCGAGACTCTGGGGGGCTTCCACACGCGCGCGCCGGAACCGCACCTCTGGGCGTTTGGCCGCTCGCACCTCTACAAGTTCTCGCTTGAAGATGGCGCGCGCCTCCTTCAAGAGCCCCTGCCCCCCCAGAACAGCCCCTGGACCGAACGGCGCATCTTTCAAACCTCCGGGGGCGAGACATGGGTCTTGAACGACACCGGTGTCCATGCCTTTGCCGGCGGGGCCTGGGCGCCCCGGCCTGACTTCGACGGCTACCGCCGCCGCGCCGCCTATGCGGCGGTGGAGCCCGAACCGGGGGTCGTTTTTGTCGGGGTTGCGGGCGGGCTGGAGCGTTGGGACAGCGGCGGCGTGCGGCTCTACGGCGACACGGATGGATTCACCGAGCGGGACGCGGCCAACGCCATTCGCCTGGCCCGAAACGGAAGTCTATGGCTGGGAACGTACGGGGCCGGCGTGTACGTGTTTGACGGCGATACGTTTCGAAGCCACACGGAGCAGGACGGCCTCGCACACCATTCCGTGTCCGATGTGCTTGAAGCCCGGGATGGGACCGTCTGGATCGCCTATCGCCGATCCGGGCTCGGGAATTACCGCGACGGCCGCTGGCTCAACTTCGGCGCGCAGACCGGGTTGCCCAGCGACGCGATTCTGGGCCTGTTCGAGGACGCGGACGGCCAGATCTGGATCCAGTCGCGCACGTCGGGCGTATACCGGTATCGCCCGGACCCCACGCCGCCCAACACGCAGGTGGTCGGGGCCACCCTGGAAGTGCCGGCCGGGGGATTCGGCGTGTTCACTTTCAGCGCCGCCGATGGATGGCAGGTGACGCCGGCCCACGCGCTCCTGTACTCCTGGCGCCTGATCGGCCTCGACAGCGATTCGCCACCAGGCCCCTGGAGCCCCTTCAGCGCGCGCTCCACGGTGGTGACGCCCGCGCTGGCCCCCGGCGCCTACCGGATCGAGGCGCGGGCATCGGATGACGCGCGCAACATCGATCCGACTCCGGCGGCCATCGAATTCGCCGTTTCGCCGCCGCTTTACCTGGAGCCGGGGGTGCTCGTACCCGCGGGCCTCCTGCTGGCCCTGGTGCTGTTCGCGTTTGGCCTGCGCGTTCGCGCGAACATGGCGCTGCGCCACTCCCGCGCCGCCCTGCTCCAGTCCAACCGCCAGCTGATGAAGGAAATTCGCGAGCGCCTTGTCGCCGAGCAACGGCTCAACGAACACTTCGAGCAGCTCGAGGATCTTGTGCGGGGGCGAACCGCGGAGCTGGAGGCGGCCCAGCGCGCCCTCGTGCAGCAGGAACGTCTCGCCCTGCTGGGCAAGATCACCGCTTCGGTAAGCCACGAACTGCGCAACCCGCTGGGCACGCTGCGCAGTACGCTGTTCAGCATCGGGCGCAAGGTGCAGGATCTTCCGGTGGACCTGGCGGAGCCGCTCGCCCGGGCGGATCGCAGCATCCGCCGCTGCGATCGCATCATCGAGGAATTCCTGGATTTCACCCGGACGGTCTCGCCCGAGCGCCAGCTGGTTGACATGGACGCCTGGCTCGAAGGCGTGCTCCAGGAAATGGAGATACCCGACGCCGTCGATTGCAGGTACACCTTCGAAAGCGGGGCGGCGCTCGAGGTTGACCCGGAACGGCTCCGGCGCGCGGTCTTGAACATCGTGACCAACGCAATCCAGGCCATGGAGGAGCGGGGCGACCCCTACCGGCGCTTGCGGATCAAGAGCCGCCGCCGGGACGGGCGCCACGAGATCGTGGTGAAGGACAACGGCGCGGGGATGACGGAGGAAAGCCTGGCGCGGATTTTCGAGCCGCTCTACAGCACCAAAGGATTTGGCGTGGGCCTGGGCGTTTCCATCGTGCAGGACACCATGAAGAAGCACGGCGGCGGCGTGGAGTACCACAGCGTACTCGGAAAAGGGACCACCGCCGTGCTCTGGCTGCCCCTGGAAGTGGCCGAAGACTGA
- a CDS encoding NUDIX hydrolase gives MPYEAPEPFEWKYCGTCGRPLLFAHDGQSDRPHCPRCRRFYYRNPIPAACCFVARPNGDLLFAQRSVEPCKGGWTLPGGFIELGETPEEAALRELREETNLRASRVRLLGVSTRQSPVSGAIMVLGYIVESWDGEEGMRPDTDAMALSFFSRRDRPELAFSVHRELLALYDAWIASKDGSGRDTGAIAADIAGEK, from the coding sequence ATGCCCTACGAAGCGCCCGAACCGTTTGAATGGAAGTACTGCGGGACGTGCGGGCGGCCGCTGCTCTTCGCCCACGACGGGCAGAGCGACCGCCCCCATTGTCCGCGGTGTCGCCGTTTCTACTACCGCAATCCCATTCCCGCCGCCTGTTGCTTCGTGGCGCGCCCCAACGGTGATCTGCTCTTCGCCCAGCGTTCCGTCGAGCCCTGCAAGGGCGGCTGGACATTGCCCGGCGGCTTCATTGAACTGGGTGAGACCCCGGAGGAAGCCGCCCTGCGGGAACTGCGCGAGGAAACCAACCTGCGCGCCTCCCGCGTACGTCTGCTGGGAGTGAGTACGCGGCAAAGCCCCGTCTCCGGCGCGATTATGGTGCTGGGGTATATCGTGGAAAGCTGGGACGGCGAAGAGGGCATGCGCCCGGATACGGACGCGATGGCGCTTTCTTTTTTCTCCCGCCGGGACCGGCCCGAACTGGCGTTCAGCGTGCATCGCGAGCTGCTCGCGCTTTACGACGCCTGGATAGCCTCCAAAGACGGATCCGGACGCGACACCGGCGCCATTGCTGCGGATATCGCTGGTGAAAAGTGA